In Oryzias melastigma strain HK-1 linkage group LG10, ASM292280v2, whole genome shotgun sequence, a single window of DNA contains:
- the LOC112153729 gene encoding C-terminal-binding protein 1, translating to MGSSHLLNKGMPLGIRPPIMNGPMHPRPLVALLDGRDCTVEMPILKDVATVAFCDAQSTQEIHEKVLNEAVGALMYHTITLMREDLEKFKALRIIVRIGSGYDNIDIKSAGELGIAVCNMPAASVEETADSTLCHILTLYRRTTWLHQALREGTRVQSVEQIREVASGAARIRGETLGLIGLGRVGQAVALRAKAFGFNVIFYDPYLADGVERSLGLQRVTTLQDLLFHSDCVSLHCSLNEHNHHLINDFTIKQMRQGAFLVNTARGGLVDEKALAQALKEGRIRGAALDVHETEPFSFSQGPLKDAPNLICTPHAAWYSEQASLEMREEAAREIRRAVTGRIPDSLKNCVNKEFLTQNNHWAGVDPATVHPELNGAYRYPPGVVSLPAGGLPPPVEGIVPSAVPIAHTLPPAVTHPPHAPSPGQNIVKPPEGDREQHPNDQL from the exons GGATCAGGCCCCCCATCATGAATGGGCCCATGCATCCACGACCCTTAGTGGCGCTACTAGATGGGCGTGACTGCACTGTGGAGATGCCCATCCTGAAAGACGTAGCAACTGTGGCCTTCTGTGACGCTCAGTCCACACAGGAGATCCATGAGAAG GTCCTAAATGAAGCTGTGGGAGCTCTGATGTACCACACCATCACTCTGATGAGAGAAGACCTCGAGAAGTTTAAAGCTCTGCGGATCATCGTCCGCATCGGCAGCGGTTACGACAATATAGACATCAAATCTGCTGGAGAACTTG GCATAGCAGTATGCAATATGCCAGCAGCTTCAGTGGAGGAGACGGCGGACTCCACGCTGTGTCACATCCTCACCTTGTACCGCCGCACCACCTGGCTGCACCAG GCTCTGCGGGAGGGCACGCGCGTGCAGAGTGTGGAGCAGATCCGAGAGGTGGCGTCGGGAGCGGCGAGGATCCGAGGAGAGACCCTGGGACTCATAGGACTTG GTCGGGTGGGCCAGGCTGTAGCGCTGCGAGCCAAAGCTTTCGGCTTTAACGTGATTTTCTATGACCCTTATTTGGCTGATGGAGTAGAAAGATCCCTGGGGTTACAGAGGGTCACCACCCTGCAG GATTTACTTTTCCACTCCGACTGTGTCTctctgcactgcagcctcaATGAGCACAACCACCATCTGATCAACGACTTTACCATCAAGCAG ATGCGACAGGGTGCCTTCCTGGTGAACACAGCCAGGGGGGGTCTGGTGGACGAGAAGGCTCTGGCTCAGGCCCTGAAGGAAGGCCGGATACGAGGAGCTGCTCTGGATGTTCACGAGACAGAACCGTTCAG TTTCAGTCAGGGTCCACTAAAGGATGCTCCCAACCTGATCTGCACGCCACACGCCGCCTGGTACAGCGAGCAGGCGTCACTGGAGATGCGAGAGGAGGCGGCTAGGGAGATCCGAAGGGCTGTGACAG gtCGTATCCCAGATAGTCTAAAGAACTGTGTGAATAAGGAGTTTCTCACCCAGAACAACCACTGGGCAGGAGTGGACCCGGCCACAGTCCACCCGGAGCTCAACGGGGCCTACAG GTATCCCCCAGGAGTGGTCAGTTTGCCAGCCGGTGGTCTCCCCCCTCCAGTTGAGGGCATCGTGCCAAGCGCGGTGCCGATCGCACACACCCTCCCGCCAGCTGTCACGCACCCTCCTCACGCACCGTCTCCTGGACAGAACATAGTAAAGCCACCGGAGGGCGACAGAGAGCAGCATCCGAACGACCAGCTGTAA